Sequence from the Catenuloplanes indicus genome:
GCAATTTCGTGGTGGCCCGCACTCCACAGGGGGACGCGTGAGCGATCTGACCGACTTCATCGCCGGTCTGCCCAAGGCCGAGCTGCACGTGCACCACGTCGGCTCGGCGTCGCCGCGGATCGTGGCCGAGCTGGCCGCGCGGCACGAGGGCAGCACACCGGTGCCGGCCGACCCGGAGGCGCTCGCGACGTACTTCGAGTTCCGCGACTTCGCGCACTTCATCGAGGTGTACCTGAGCGTCGTCGACCTGATCCGGGACCCGGAGGACGTCCGCATCCTCACCTACGAGATCGCGCGCGAGCTGGCCCGGCAGCAGGTCCGGTACGCGGAGGTGACGATCACGCCGTTCTCCACGGTGAACCGGGGCATGCCGGCCGAGGCGTTCTGCGAGGCGATCGAGGACGCCCGGCTGAGCGCGGAGAAGGAGCTGAACATCGCGCTCCGCTGGTGCTTCGACATCCCGGGCGAGGCCGGCCCGAACGCGGGCGAGGACACCCTGCGGATCGCGCTGGACCAGCGGCCGGACGGGCTGATCAGTTTCGGGCTGGGCGGGCCGGAGGTGCCGCGGCCGCAGTGGAAGCCGTACTTCGACGCGGCGCGCGCGGCCGGGCTGCGCTCGGTGCCGCACGCCGGTGAGACCACCGGGCCGGAGACGATCTGGGACGCGATCCGGCACCTCGGCGCGGAGCGGATCGGGCACGGCATCGCGGCGGCGCGCGACCCGGAGCTGATGGCGTACCTGATCGAGCACGACATCGCGCTGGAGGTGTGCCCGACGTCGAACGTGCGGACCCGCGCGGTGCCGTCGCTGGCCGAGCACCCGCTGCCCGCACTGGTGGCGGCCGGTGTGCCGGTGACGATCAACTCGGACGACCCGCCGATGTTCGGCACCACGCTCAACGACGAGTACCGGGTCGCGGCCGAGCTGCTGGGGCTGGACGCGGCCGGCGTGGCGGAGCTCGCCAAGGCCGCGGTCACGCACTCGTTCATGCCGGCGGGGGACAAGGTCACCCTGACGAACGAGATCACCGCTTACGCGGGAGGCGGATTATCGGACATCCGTCGTTGACAGGCTCCCCACGTGGGCTAAGGCTCATATTCGTCCACGTTGGGGGGTGTGATCATGGCGAGATTGTTCGAGTCGCTGCCGGAGCACATCGAGGCGGCCGTCGAAGTCCGGGATGCCTGGCGCCGCCGGGTCGCGGCGGAGACGGCCGGCCTTGAGTTCCTGGTGCAGGACCTGTCCCGGTGGGCGCCCGGCGCGGTGCTCCGGGTCGCGTTCCTGGACGGTGACACCGAGGCGCACGCGCGGATCGAGGAGGCCACCCGGCAGATCACCGATGCGTGCGGCATCGCGCTCGACTTCGGCCGTGACCCGGCGACCGGTGCCTACCGGCGGTGGGCCACCACCGACACGGAGTACGCGGCGGAGATCCGGGTCAGCTTCGACCAGGGCGGCTACTGGTCGCTGGTCGGCACGGACAGTACGGACGCCACGCTCGCGGACGCGAACTCGCCGATCGGCGGCGCACCGTACCAGCGCAGCCTCAACCTGTCCGGATTCGACGGCATCCTGCCGGACGACTGGGCCGGGACCGTGCGGCACGAGTTCCTGCACGCGCTCGCGTTCAAGCACAGCCACCAGAACATGCGCGGCCCATGCCAGGACGAGTTCCGGTGGGAGGACGACGAGGGCTACGTGCCGACCCGGGACACCCGCGGCGTGTTCGTCGCGGACGAGGCGGGCCGGCGGCCGGGCGTCTACACCTACCTGGCCGGGCCGCCGAACCGGTGGACGCGCGCGAAGGTCGACTTCAACCTGCGGGCGCAGGACCCGGACGAGGCGGTCGCCGGGCCGTTCGACTCCGAGTCGGTGATGCTCTACCAGTTCGAGCCGTTCTTCTACCGGAGCGCGCCGTCGCCGTGCGCGCCGACCGGGAACGGCATCGACCTGTCCACCGGCGACATCCGCGGGCTGCAACTGCTCTACCCGCGGGCGCCCGAGCCGGACATGGTCAAGCGTGCGTCGACCGCGCTGTCCACGCTGGGCGGCGGCGTCGAGGGCGCGGCGTTCAGCCCGTACCGGCAGCGGCTCGTGGAGGTCCTGACCGCGCTGGTCGAGGGACGGGTGCCATGACCGGGGACGCGGGCCGGTACCTCGGCCTGATCGCCACCGGCGGCGGGCGGCAGACGCTGGCCGAGTCGGCCGCGTCGAGCGCCGGCAACGCGGCACCGGCCGCGAAGACCGAGCTGGTGGAACGGCTGGAGGCCGAGCTGGCCTACATCGAGTCGAAGACCGGCGTGACACCCGACCCGGCGCTGCGCGACGAGCTGCTCGCCCAGGCGGACACCGCGCTGGACAAGCTGCTCGGCGACGGCGCGGCCGCCGCGCTCACCGACGACGACGTCTCCGGCCTGGAGGCGGTCGTGGTCACCGACGGCACCCGTCCGGTGCTGTTCGTCGAGGACGACTTCGTCGACCTGCTCGCACCCAGCATCGGTGACTACGCGGCGCCGCTGTCCCGGCTCGCCGAGGAGGTCCGCTCGGTCTGCCGGTCGGTCGGCCGGGTCGACGACCCGGCCGCGGCGCCGCTCGGCTATCAGGGCACCGCCTGGGTGGTGGCCGAGGGCCTGGTCGCCACGAACTTCCACGTGCTGCAGGCGATCGCGCCGCGCGGCGTCCGCGAGGACGGCCAGTTCACCGGCCGGCTCAACCCGGGCGTGGCGGTCCACTTCGGGCACGAGGTCGGTCGGCCCTGGCCGGACCGGCGGTTCCCGATCCGGCGCGTGGTCGCGGTCGGCCGGGAGGGCGCGCCGGAGCACGTGCACACGGTGCTCGGCGGGCTCAACTTCGACGGCCTGGACCTGGCGATCCTGGAGCTGGAGCCGGTGCCGGGCCGCGCGTTCCCGCCGCCGGTGCCGGTGGCCCGCGGCGACGACCCGATCACCCGCGGCGGGCTGGCCACCGCCGGGCGCGGCGTCTACGTGGTCGGCTACCCCGGCAACGAGCACTCGACCACGCGTGAGCTGTTCACCCGGATCTTCGCGGGCGTGAAGAGCTACAAGCGGCTCGCGCCCGGCCGGATCACCGCGGCCGCCGGCGAGGTCCCCGACGACCCGCGCGGCTGGGTGTTCACCCACGACGTCTCGACGCTCGGCGGCAACTCCGGCTCCGCGGTCGTCGACCTGGACGCGGACGGGCGTGCCGTGCTCGGGCTGCACTTCGCCGGCCAGCCGGAACGGCAGAACTGGGCGCACGCGCTGGAGCGGATCACCGGGGAGTTGTCCGCCGTACTGCCCGCCGCGGCCCGATGACCGCGGCGACCTCGCTCAGCCTCTCCGCGCTCGCCGACACGGTCACCGCGCCCGCGACCGACTGGATCGTGGTCGAGCGCGTCTGGGAGCGGGTCAGCCGTGCCCGCGGCGTGCACATGCCGCCGCAGACCAGCCCGAATCTGCGGGACCTGCTGATCGGCGCGTTCGCGGCGGCCGGCGAGCACGGCTTCCTGGACGTCTTCGCGTTCGAGCTGATCAAAGCGGGGCTGGCCGGGCCGTCGCTGGTCACCGCGCTGCGCGCGATCGACGAGAACGCGGGCGGCTTCCAGTTGCAGGCGCTGCAGAACGGCGTGCGGCACGCGGTCAACCCGATGATGTACGCGGAGGGCCTGCTGCGCGCCTGCGACTACGTCTGCCGGATAGACATCAGGGGCGTGCAGGCCGGCACCGGCGTGCTGGTCCGGCCGACCGTGGTCGCGACCATGGCACACGTGGTCTGGCCGCTGCTCACCCAGGCGCCGGACGGCACGCTCGCGGCCGCGCCGGACAGCCTTCGCCACCTGGTGGTCACGTTCCGCGACTACGTGGACCGGGCCGCGACCCGGCTGGCCGGCGAGACCGCACCGCTGCACCCGGACTGGCTGCTGCACGGCAGCCCGCCGACCGAGGCCGAGCGGCTGCGCGCGGACGTGCGCGACATCGCCGGCATCGCCGCACCGGCCGGGCCGTGGGACCTCGCGCTGATCCGGCTCGCCGCACCGCCCAAGGGCGCGGCGCAGGCCGAGCTGATGGGCAGCCCGCCGGCCGGGCCGTTCGAGGTCAGCCTGCTGCACCACCCGCACGGGCCGCACGAACGCGGCGAGCCGCTGCTGCTCTCCGACGGGCGGCTGGACGAGCAGCTCGGCACGCCGCCGGTGCGGTACCTGCACGACGTGAACACGCTCGGCGGCTCGTCCGGCGCGCCGGTCTTCGACCAGCGGTGGCGGATCGTGGCGCTGCACCAGGGCGGCGTCACCGGCGTGCGCAACCGGGCCGTGCCGGTGCGCGACTGGTCGCCGATGCTGGACCGGCCGCTGCCGGACGGCGTGCCCTACCTGCGCGGCCTGGAACGTTCCACCGACCTGGCGCCGACGCCGTACCCGGTGATCGGCCGCCGCGTCACCCAGCAGCGGCTGTGGCGCGCGCTGCGCCCGGACGCGGCACCGGCCGAGCGGCTGTTCGTGGTCCGCGGCGGGCCCGGCACCGGCAAGCGCTTCACGAAACGGCTGGTCCGTGAGTTCGTCGAGAAGTACAGCGACGGCGTGGTGGTCACGCTCGACCTGGCGAACGCGCTCGCCCAGGACGCGGACGGCTTCGCCCGCTGGGTCACCGGCGCGCTCTCCGCGCCCGGCCCCACGCTCACCCACGACGACGTGCTGACCACGGCGCCGCGGGAGATCCGCGACGGCGTGCTGCCCGGACTGGCCCGGCGCGTGTCCGAGGTGGGCGGTGACCGCGCGGTCTGGCTGGTGCTGGAGGGGTTCGGCGGCGCCGCGCTGGACGTACCGCCCGGGGTGAAGGACGTGGTGGTGAACCTGATGGGCCGGCTCCGGGACAACCCGTCGCAGCGGCTCGTGCTGGTCGGCTGGGACGAGCGGCCGCCGGAGGGCTTCGAGGCGGCGATCGAGGAGCTGGCGTCCCCGACCGCGTACGACATCGCGGCGCACTTCACCCCGGCCGGCTCGGCCCCGGCGGACGCACTGGTCACGGCCGTGCCGTCGCTGCTGGCGCTACAGCAGGCGCAGGGCCTGACCGGCTACCCGGCCGCGCACGCGGTGCTGCGCATGCTGGCCGCGGGTGTGGCGGCATGACGTCACCGCAGGACGCGGCGCTCGCCGCGATCCGGAACATGTGGGCCGGCCGCTCCGACGCCGAGAGGTCCGCCTTCGCGTCCACGCTGGAAACCCATCCGCCTGCGGCGGATCAACACCTTCAGGACGAGATCACCAGGGTACGGTGGCGGGGCGCACTGTCCGGCGGTGTCGACCCGGCCGCGCTCGTGACCGGCCTGGATCCGGCCGACGCGCAACGCGTGCTCGACACGCTGGTGCCCGAGTTCGACCGGTCCCACGTGGACGAGCAGTGGCGCTGGACGATGCGCAGCGGCCCGCGCCGCGACGCGCTTCGCACGCTGGCCGACTCCCCGCGCGCGCTGACCGACGCGATCACGGACACGGTGCGCGTGCCCACCGACGACGCCGGCTACTACCTCCGCCTGCTGGCGGCCCGGTCCACCGGCGTCGGCGACCTCCCGGCGGACGGCCTCGCGGCTCGCGCGGCCACGCTGCCCGGCCGCGCGACCGAGCCGGGCCTGACCACCGTGCCCGCCGCGGGTCCCGGTGACACGACGGAGGCCCGCGCGTCGCTGCCCGGCGCGGCCGACGCGGAGGGGCTCGCGGCGCTGGACGCGGCCCGGCTGCTGGCCGCGATCGCGGCGACCGGGACGCCACCGCCGGAGCAGCCGGTCGCCACCCGGACCGCGTTGCAGGCGCTGGCCTGGGCCGAACCGCTCGGCGGGCTGGCCGGGGACCTGGCGGAGGCGCGGCGGCGGGTGCGGGTCGAGGCGGTGGTGGACAGCTACGGTGCGCTGCTCGGCAACGGGTTCTTCGGGCGCGCGGAGGAACTGGCCCGGCTGCGCGACTTCGCCACCGGGCCGGTGACCGGCGACGGCGTGCCGGTGCCGCTGCTGCCCGTGGTCGGGCTCGGCGGCGTGGGGAAGTCGACCGCGCTGGCCGCGTTCGTCGAGCCGTACCTGCGCGAGATCCTGCGGCCGGACTCCACCGGCCCGGTGGTCATCGTGATCGACTTCGACCGCGTGCAGTTCCGGATCG
This genomic interval carries:
- a CDS encoding adenosine deaminase yields the protein MSDLTDFIAGLPKAELHVHHVGSASPRIVAELAARHEGSTPVPADPEALATYFEFRDFAHFIEVYLSVVDLIRDPEDVRILTYEIARELARQQVRYAEVTITPFSTVNRGMPAEAFCEAIEDARLSAEKELNIALRWCFDIPGEAGPNAGEDTLRIALDQRPDGLISFGLGGPEVPRPQWKPYFDAARAAGLRSVPHAGETTGPETIWDAIRHLGAERIGHGIAAARDPELMAYLIEHDIALEVCPTSNVRTRAVPSLAEHPLPALVAAGVPVTINSDDPPMFGTTLNDEYRVAAELLGLDAAGVAELAKAAVTHSFMPAGDKVTLTNEITAYAGGGLSDIRR
- a CDS encoding trypsin-like serine peptidase, with the protein product MTGDAGRYLGLIATGGGRQTLAESAASSAGNAAPAAKTELVERLEAELAYIESKTGVTPDPALRDELLAQADTALDKLLGDGAAAALTDDDVSGLEAVVVTDGTRPVLFVEDDFVDLLAPSIGDYAAPLSRLAEEVRSVCRSVGRVDDPAAAPLGYQGTAWVVAEGLVATNFHVLQAIAPRGVREDGQFTGRLNPGVAVHFGHEVGRPWPDRRFPIRRVVAVGREGAPEHVHTVLGGLNFDGLDLAILELEPVPGRAFPPPVPVARGDDPITRGGLATAGRGVYVVGYPGNEHSTTRELFTRIFAGVKSYKRLAPGRITAAAGEVPDDPRGWVFTHDVSTLGGNSGSAVVDLDADGRAVLGLHFAGQPERQNWAHALERITGELSAVLPAAAR
- a CDS encoding trypsin-like serine peptidase is translated as MTAATSLSLSALADTVTAPATDWIVVERVWERVSRARGVHMPPQTSPNLRDLLIGAFAAAGEHGFLDVFAFELIKAGLAGPSLVTALRAIDENAGGFQLQALQNGVRHAVNPMMYAEGLLRACDYVCRIDIRGVQAGTGVLVRPTVVATMAHVVWPLLTQAPDGTLAAAPDSLRHLVVTFRDYVDRAATRLAGETAPLHPDWLLHGSPPTEAERLRADVRDIAGIAAPAGPWDLALIRLAAPPKGAAQAELMGSPPAGPFEVSLLHHPHGPHERGEPLLLSDGRLDEQLGTPPVRYLHDVNTLGGSSGAPVFDQRWRIVALHQGGVTGVRNRAVPVRDWSPMLDRPLPDGVPYLRGLERSTDLAPTPYPVIGRRVTQQRLWRALRPDAAPAERLFVVRGGPGTGKRFTKRLVREFVEKYSDGVVVTLDLANALAQDADGFARWVTGALSAPGPTLTHDDVLTTAPREIRDGVLPGLARRVSEVGGDRAVWLVLEGFGGAALDVPPGVKDVVVNLMGRLRDNPSQRLVLVGWDERPPEGFEAAIEELASPTAYDIAAHFTPAGSAPADALVTAVPSLLALQQAQGLTGYPAAHAVLRMLAAGVAA